The window cctaaCAAAGAAATCATTATTCCTTTATAAAATCTTTGATTACTATTAAAGACAGgctatacagaaaaaaataaaataaaggcttgatttttcccttttatttaataaaatagaaatgtttttaatatgttaaacAACTAAAACTTTGGAGTTTACCTTATTTCCTAACTTCCCAATCACCAAGCTGAGTTAGAAAACTAGGACTCTTCATGGAAACAAAAACTGACTATTAACactaagtagattttttttaaaagaacaaaataagaaaagtctATCAGAATAATAAGATATTAAAATTTCCAGTATTTTCCATATCAGACAAGAatatacagagaaataaattttataaaaagcctacatttattaaaattcttttactATCCACATACACTTTTGAGACCCATTATCTTTAAAGTGGTAGAgaatatcagatttttaaaaagatcttttgaAATCACATGGCTACATTCAAACCAATAATGCTgtctggaaaaaggaaagaataaataagggagggagaaagtaagGGAGTGGGTTCTGGTGAAAGTCAAGATTCACTCTGggagctggaaaaaaaaaaaaaaaaaagacaaaaattgtagATCATCCTCCTCAACCAGGTGCTGCTCTTTAGCAGTGAGCATACAGCTTCAACTTCTTTTTTAAGAGGTCCTTCCACTCCTACCTAGGAAGCACAGCAAGGGGCTCGGAGAGATTTCTTTACAATGCAACTTTTACAATTCCTTTTCAATAAACGTCACATTCTTATTCAATTTTGCATCCTCAGCATCCTGCATAGTGTTTCAGAGTGTTCACTCCGCAAATGTTTACCGAATTTAGAAATGACTGATCATGTGTGCAGTACTGTGGCCATCAGAGTAGTTTCTCAGGCACTGagtagttgtgtgaccttggcctAACCATGTCGAGATCAATGGagggatgggatgtagctcagtggtagagcacttgtctagcatgcaggaggccctgggttccatctccagcaccgcaaaaataaaatttaaaaaaacggAACTCCTACTGCTCGTCTTGTACTACTGGCTCCTCGGAGGGCTTTACAGAACAACCAGCACTGTAAAATGCTATACATGTGCACAGTTTTGGTAAGCTGTTGACTAGTATGAATGGTATAACAAACACGGGGCTGCAGTTGTGCCGGGGCTACAACTAGACAGCTCCATTTTCCCATCTTAAACACACAGGTTAAGACTCAACGACGACTCTACACTCTTCTGTCGATAAGCCCGCTACAGGCTCACTCAAGCGTTCTCAGAAAGGTGAACACCGGGGCTCCCAGGAGCACCTTGCAGGAGCATGGACAGTCAAGGTCGTGGGCTACTGACACAGGGGGCGCTCACCCAGTCAAAATCACACGGATTACCGTCTTCGCGCTGGGTGGGCAAACCGTGGCAAAGCGGTGGTAGTTTCCTCACAAGTAGGAAAgcggcagagagcagagcagacaGAAGGCAGTAAGGTCGAGCCAGCCATCGTGAAAGCCTCGGCACCGAATACAACAGAGCAATTAAAGGTGCCAGGACCGCCATCTTTCCGGCCCTAGCGGCACCCGCCGCTCTCCAGCGTCCGTAATTCCGCCTCCTAACCAGTGAGACTTCTATTGGACCAAGTCTCAAGGTGCACCGCCTCTGGGCCCGGAAGTAGATCTCTGATTGGATGTTAAAGCAGGACAGACCTGAAAAGAGGATTTCACACTTTATTGGCCAATATAGCTGTCGTTTTTCCACCTAGGTAATTTTATTGGTATGCGACTGTGGTGAGTCAAGGAATCAGAGAAGAATTAAGTTAGAGAGCACTTCCTGAACGTTTTCATACAGCGACGGAAGTAGTTGCCGGAAGAAGGTGGGCGTGGTTAGAGGCACCCAATGATAGGAGGGTGCTAAAGGAAGGGGGCGGTACCCGGTGAAAGGATTGTCCAATGAAAATCACTAATGCCACAGACATCAAGGCAGCGCTGCGTCCGAGGGGACGATGGAGAATTTCACAGCGCTCTTCGGAGCTCAAACTGACCCACCACCTCCTCCAACTGCACTCGGCTTCGGACCAGGAaaacctccacctccacctccgcCTCCTCCGGGCGGGGGACCCGTCACGGCCCCACCTTCATCCGCGGCCAGTGCCCCTTCGGGTGCAGACAAGTCAGCGGCTGGTTGTGGCCCATTCTACCTAATGAGGGAACTGCCAGGTGAGTACTAGGCCTGGCCGAAGTCAGCCAATCAGATCATAGATAGTATATATGGGCGTGGCTATCAGTGTTCCCTGGAGGTGCGAAGTAACCTAGGCAACGCGTGGCCAGATGTGCTGCTCAAAGTCGGAAGGGCTGTTAAGATTCACCCAGGGATGACTCGAATTTATGGGACTGATTAGGGGTTAGTGAGCATGCATCTCTGGACTATTTTTCACGCTAAACCCAGGCTCTGTCACTGACGTTTGTGGCTtcgtaggaaaaaaaaatgttccggGTTGAGTTTGGAACTTTAGAGGCCAGATTTAACTTCCCTGGGGACCTAGGTTTTAGTTTATGTCAACCACAAATTTGGTTTGAAAAAAGTTGCTTGCCTTTCCAGAAGCTCAACAATTCATCTACTAAAAGAAGGGATTAGAATCGAACCAAattctttcattcaaaaaattATGTGGCTacgtgggagagcacttgcctaaagcATCCataaggccctagattcaattgACTGCACCACAGGAAAACAAATACTTTGTTAAGCACTGTTTTCCAAGAACTGTTTTAAATGCTGGAGGTACAATGTGAACCAGAATGATAACATCCTTGCCTTTTTGAAGATTACTTGTCAGCAAAGGAGGTGAAGTGTAAACAAGATAACAGATAGTGGTTAATACTGTGAGAAAACATGACATATAATTGAGGGCAGAAGTACTTTAGCTGAAGTGATCACAGCATCCTCTCTGAGTAGATAGCATTTGAGCTAAAATTGAGCATAGACAAAGATCCTGCCATTGTGGACAGGAGGGAGAGATACTTCTAGATACACAAAATGAGATAAGAAGTCCCCGTGTAAGTCTTGGAATATCTGAGGGACAGAAGACCCATTGGACTGCAGTGAAGTGAACAAGGGCAAGAGCAGTAAGAGATGAAGGGGGAAAGGTGGGCAGAAGGCATTTAGATTTTAAGTTATAAGGGAAGCCAACATAGAATGATCcgatcatttatttttaattactcaaGCAGCTACATAAACAACAAAAAGTGGGGAGATCAGTCAGAAGCTACTACACAGTAGTTCAGGAAAGAAATGATGGTTTGCACTGACTGGCCTTTGCAATGGAAAAGTGAATGAATGGAGGATACATGTTAGAGCTGACAGGAATAAATCAAGTATAGAAGTGAAGCAGAGAGGAATTGATGACATAAGATTTTGGCTTGAGAAGTTGGGTGGATGGTAATCTGAGACCGGAAGATGAGGAAGGAATAAGTTTGAGATGGTGGAAATCATGAGTTATTTTGGACATGTTAAGTCTCCAGGATGCCTTTCAGTTCATTTCAAGTCTTATTGCTATGTCATAACTTGGGAGACACTGATATGTAATActatttaatatttagaattgcTCTTTAAGGTAGGCATTATTTATCAGtatttatagtttaaaaactGAAAGGTAAAAAAGTTGACTATTACTTGATTAGTGATTGGTGTCCACCAGTTTCTTTAGTctttcgtcttttttttttttttgtactggggattgaacccatgagtgAAAGAGAAGTGAACCCATGAAATAGAGAAGCCATGAGTGATGTGGGCAATATTTGgaacttcaagaaaaaaaaaaaattgaatctgcATAGAGTTGACTGAAAACATGCTGGAAGAGCAAGATTTGTTTTTGAGAGTGAGTCAGGGCTGGGAAGAAAGATTTATAAATCATCTTCATAGAACTAATAGTCAAAACAGAaagttgaattctttttttttttttaaagtttagaaaaaGTGAGTGCCTATTCTCCTGGACCTTAAGTATAACCACCTGGAAGGAGGAGAGCTAGCAGAGGGGGGAAAAATCAGGAGACACTAAAGGCAGGAGGTAGTGCCCAGAGTTGGAGGACAGTTACCATGACACTGAGCTAGTTAGACCATTCTTCTGAGATGTTTGGCAGtaacaagaaggaaaaggatgGAGTAAGACCAAAACACATAGAGGAAAAGAACCTtgctcatttaatatttattgagtaatggGTACACTGTGCTGGGCATTAGCAATACATGAATGTACAAGACACTTTCTGTCTTCAGGGAGCTCACAGTCAGAACCTGAGTTTTCCCAAATGAATGATTATAAACAAGCCACTTGTCATTTGTACCCATGTGGCCAACATAATTACAGATGAACTTGCAGGTTAGATATTTCTGCCCTTGCCACTCAGTCTTTATCAAGTTCTAGtaagtttatattttttgaaaaaaatcagccATGCAGTATTTATATTGATAATGccttgtgtgtatttttaaacttcagggctgggaatatagctcagttggtagagtgcttgccttgcaagcacaaggccctgggttcaatccccaacaccgcaaaacaaaacaactttgcAATGTTTTCATATaaaccttgaaaaaaatatgcAGTATATAACCATTACCCCATTACACAGATAAGAGGAACTGTGGTATGGAATACAGCCAGAATTAGGATTCTCATTGCCCAACTTCTAATCAAACATTTATAAGTGAAGTATTAATACTTGGCATCATGAGGAAGAATAAAGACATGGGTAACAGTAACCTCTTTAGGACTAGATGGGTACAGTGATgtatgcatgtaatcccagtaacacaggagactgaggcaggagcatcacaagtttgaagccagcctcagcaatttagggaggccctaagcaacttagtgagaccctgtctcaaaataaaaaggaatgggggtgcagcttagtggtaaagcacccctgggttcaatctttaataccaaaaaaagaaaacaaaaaaaagagtagaaaagttAGGCAGTCAGGTAGTCATAGCTAGGAAAAAATTGGCTGTTTTTTATGTGAAAGTGATCATGTTTcttgctattaaaaaaaacaaaaacaaaacaaaaccaaaaaaaaacctaaaactaaaaactggatgtggtggctcacacctgtaatgccagtgggtcaggaggatcacaagtttgaggtcagcctcagcattagtgagaccctcagcaatttagcaagccctgtctcaaaataaaaataaataaatgaaaaggactgggggtgtggttcagtggtaaagtacccctgggtctaatccccaatcccaaaaaacaaaggaattcaTACATACCAGCTGTATAAGCCTGTATccccagctattcagaaggctgaggcaggaggatcacaagcttgaggccaccctgggcaaattagcaagatcctttctcaaaataaaaactataaagggggctggggatgtggctcagtggtagagcacttgcctaacatgcgtgaggcactgactgatccttagtaccacataaaaaataaaggtttaaaaaaaacccaaactataaagggctggggtatagctcagttgtagagcaccccagcactgcacacacacacacacaaaaaaaaatctgcaaaccAACAAAGTCCTTCACAGGACAGTAATTTAGCTCTTAGCATGTATGTAGCTAAGCTTTGAGGTACTATTATCCTGGtcatgcaaaagaaaataatttctcactatttaaatttttttttttttttttttttttttttttggtaccagggattgaacctagggactcttaaccactgagctatatccatccccccttttatatattttatgtagaaacagggtctcgctgagttgcttagggcctccctaagttgccgagactggcttttaactcgtgatcctcctgcctcggcctcctgagttgctgagattacagacgtgcaccactgcAGCTATCTCTCACTAGTAAATTTTATGAAAAGCACTTAGAAAAGCACAAGTGTCATGTAAGTTATTATTCAGGTTAGTTCAAGGAGAGTGGACCGTCTCCTTCTTCATTGGGCTAGAGCAATATGCCCTACTTGGATTTTTGCCCTTTTTTCACTTCTACCATTCTGTACTATTCCATTCTAtactattaattattatttgtgtgcatatgtgtgtggtactggtgattaaactctgcactctaccactgaaatacatccccattccttcttattttttattctgagacaagtctcactaagttgctgcggctggcctcaaacttgtgatattcttgcctctgcttcccaagtagctaggattacaagctACACCACTTTGCCCAGCTATAATATTCTCTTTAGTGCTTGTTATATGATATTACAGATTGCCCCTTATTCAAAATACCTGGGACTAGAAGTGTCTCAGATTTCATAGGTTTTCAGGTTTTTGAATGTTTAGATTTTATCAGTTGAGCTCtgtaatccaaaaatctgaaattgatATACtctaaaaatctgaaactttttgagtctTATGTTAGAGTTCAAAAAGTTTCCAATTTCACAGCATTTCAGATTCCAGATTTTTGGATTCAGAGTGGTCAACCTGtaatttacttttgcttttgtttgtttctggctttataaatcagtttaaaattttgtaattctCATTTAAGATTCCTTACCCAGGTTAAAATATaatccttccctttccctctgggtcaatgacaaaaaaagaaaatctggttTTGTACTAATCTTTTATTATTCTGTGTTGTCTAGGTAGTACAGAGCTGACAGGCAGCACCAATCTGATCACACACTACAACTTGGAACAAGACTATAATAAATTCTGTGGAAAGAAGGTGAAGGAGAAGCTAAGTAATTTCCTGCCTGACCTGCCAGGGATGATTGATCTGCCTGGTTCCCATGATAACAGCAGCCTCCGCTCCCTCATTGAGAAGCCCCCTATTCTTGGTGGCTCTTTTAATCCTATCACAGGGACCATGCTCTCTGGCTTCCGCCTCCACACTGGCCCGGTAAGTCCCCTCTTGGGGAGGAGAAAGGCAGATAAAAAGGCCTAAGAGGCATGGAGGTGGCTTTTCTGTTGAAGTCTGTTCCCTCATAATTTACTGAGCAGAACAGATGATGAGAGCAGGGCATTTCCTTCTACTCACCTGGACCCTCCTTTGGTTCCTTCAGTTGCCAGAGCAGTGTCGTCTGATGCAcattcagcctcccaagaagaaGAATAAACACAAACACAAGCAGAGCCGTACCCAGGATCCTGTCCCCCCAGGTAAGAAGCAATTCTATTCAAAAGCAAGATAAAGAAAACTTCTGAATCTGGTTTGGCCCTCCAGTTAATGTCATTTAGTTCCCTACAAGAGGCTTGGACTCTTAATTGTCCTGAAGAAGTCAGTTGATATTCTGGGGTCTCTTGGGCAAGCAGACTTGGGAGAAGGGCTTTAAAAGCACTTTGTGTTCTTCCTGGCCATTTAGAAAAAGCAGTTGTCCCTGACTTGAGGTTTTGCTGTAGACTTCAGAGTTCATAGCAGTAGAGGATTTTGAGCTCTACAGGTGATAGGCACCTAATGTCTCCTTACAGAAACACCATCTGATTCGGatcacaagaagaagaaaaagaaaaaagaagaggatcCTGAtcggaaaagaaagaagaaagaaaagaagaaaaagaaggtaggAGGGAGACCTGTTGCTGCAGCCCAGTGAGTTTCCCTTATTTCACCCTGTCCTAAAGATTTTGTCCTTTGCCTTAAGTTGGACCTGAGATTGAAAACTCAGGGCAGTTTTTTCTAATACAGCACTGGTCAAGGCCAAGCTGCTTCCTAAATGTTCTTACCCCTCCTTCTTTGTCTCCCTCAGAACCGACATAGTCCAGACCATCCAGGTATGGGCAGCTcccaggccagcagcagcagcagcctccgTTAACAGAATCGCTGGACTCTGGT of the Sciurus carolinensis chromosome 11, mSciCar1.2, whole genome shotgun sequence genome contains:
- the Med19 gene encoding mediator of RNA polymerase II transcription subunit 19 isoform X1 — its product is MENFTALFGAQTDPPPPPTALGFGPGKPPPPPPPPPGGGPVTAPPSSAASAPSGADKSAAGCGPFYLMRELPGSTELTGSTNLITHYNLEQDYNKFCGKKVKEKLSNFLPDLPGMIDLPGSHDNSSLRSLIEKPPILGGSFNPITGTMLSGFRLHTGPLPEQCRLMHIQPPKKKNKHKHKQSRTQDPVPPETPSDSDHKKKKKKKEEDPDRKRKKKEKKKKKVGGRPVAAAQTDIVQTIQVWAAPRPAAAAASVNRIAGLWFFLRY
- the Med19 gene encoding mediator of RNA polymerase II transcription subunit 19 isoform X2 — protein: MENFTALFGAQTDPPPPPTALGFGPGKPPPPPPPPPGGGPVTAPPSSAASAPSGADKSAAGCGPFYLMRELPGSTELTGSTNLITHYNLEQDYNKFCGKKVKEKLSNFLPDLPGMIDLPGSHDNSSLRSLIEKPPILGGSFNPITGTMLSGFRLHTGPLPEQCRLMHIQPPKKKNKHKHKQSRTQDPVPPETPSDSDHKKKKKKKEEDPDRKRKKKEKKKKKNRHSPDHPGMGSSQASSSSSLR